The following are encoded in a window of Candidatus Eremiobacterota bacterium genomic DNA:
- a CDS encoding YkgJ family cysteine cluster protein, whose amino-acid sequence MRDYLERERSWCKKARWQMIVNESTFFDFNPKFLEITNPINDGMVRKTRILHKKNPAIRDTISKLIKTVVETYEKELFYDTCGRCGNCCRRSGVYVTARDIQQISLHLNLDTEDEARELYSSKTHTWNEKDGILKQEQGRCVFLEATPNGLHACRIFPVRPRACMNLIPAQEMCVKSPEKLLKGVKRITIKGDSVAITLDSGRKFEDHMINPSLLSSFEKLKSSLLEFEEETLSEFSHLVRETARILDEEHEDLIYCGLTPRRIERIIELQEMVANLEMIEEAGEPGTPLVGELKDKMKAIGSLLQNNLTYRTGKAQGSSEACGTWIKALRFLPEVMFVIGRRKEECFQGTLLYRDNQNMLSLSRELINAALAIDHELLRAHLRHKAPGCFMCGACCREYQLEITREDVENLAAHLKMTVSELENKYLGPGRFTWNSSDRIITKVKRGADTWECPFLRQIAPDKFCCTIYEGRPQMCRDYRSTNRLCRKTSLSWMPHTHVHNILYIDCYDCTLHIKTIHDEDETSIPLLIDLTDEKEISGILSRIKDELCRHFDLIGVISCPPAHESPHLETGPPGRK is encoded by the coding sequence ATGAGAGACTACCTGGAGCGTGAGCGATCGTGGTGCAAGAAAGCAAGGTGGCAGATGATTGTCAATGAGTCCACATTCTTTGATTTCAACCCCAAATTCCTGGAGATCACGAATCCAATCAATGACGGGATGGTGAGAAAAACAAGGATTCTCCACAAGAAAAACCCCGCAATCCGCGATACCATCAGCAAGCTTATAAAGACAGTCGTGGAGACCTACGAGAAAGAGCTTTTTTATGACACCTGCGGCCGCTGCGGAAACTGCTGCAGGAGGTCCGGTGTCTATGTCACGGCGAGAGATATTCAGCAGATAAGCCTGCATCTGAACCTGGATACAGAAGATGAAGCAAGGGAGCTTTACTCCTCAAAGACTCACACATGGAATGAAAAAGATGGAATATTGAAACAGGAGCAGGGCCGCTGCGTGTTTCTGGAAGCCACGCCGAACGGACTGCATGCATGCCGCATATTTCCTGTCCGCCCCCGGGCATGTATGAATCTCATTCCTGCCCAGGAAATGTGCGTGAAATCACCCGAAAAACTCCTGAAAGGAGTAAAGCGCATCACCATAAAGGGAGACAGCGTTGCCATCACTCTCGATTCAGGAAGAAAGTTTGAAGATCACATGATCAATCCCTCTCTTCTCTCCTCTTTTGAGAAGTTAAAAAGCTCACTTCTGGAATTTGAGGAAGAGACTCTCAGCGAATTCTCACATCTTGTTCGCGAGACTGCACGGATTCTTGACGAAGAGCACGAGGATCTCATTTATTGCGGCCTGACCCCGCGAAGGATTGAGAGAATCATAGAGTTACAGGAGATGGTGGCAAACCTTGAGATGATAGAGGAAGCAGGGGAACCCGGGACACCCCTTGTGGGGGAATTAAAAGACAAGATGAAAGCCATCGGGTCTCTTCTGCAGAATAATCTCACTTACAGGACGGGAAAGGCTCAGGGATCTTCGGAAGCCTGCGGCACATGGATAAAAGCCCTGCGGTTTCTTCCCGAGGTCATGTTTGTCATAGGCAGGAGAAAAGAGGAGTGTTTTCAGGGCACCCTTCTTTACCGTGATAACCAGAACATGCTGTCTTTGAGCCGGGAGCTCATCAATGCAGCTCTCGCAATAGACCATGAGCTCCTGAGGGCACACCTGCGGCATAAAGCTCCCGGCTGCTTCATGTGCGGGGCATGCTGCAGAGAGTATCAGCTGGAGATTACGCGGGAAGATGTGGAAAACCTTGCGGCGCATCTGAAGATGACAGTTTCAGAACTGGAGAATAAGTACCTTGGACCTGGGAGATTTACCTGGAACTCATCAGACAGGATCATCACAAAGGTAAAGAGAGGCGCTGATACATGGGAGTGCCCATTCCTCAGGCAGATCGCGCCTGATAAATTCTGCTGCACAATCTATGAGGGAAGACCGCAGATGTGCCGTGACTACCGATCCACCAACCGCCTCTGCAGAAAAACCAGCCTGTCATGGATGCCCCATACTCACGTCCATAATATACTTTATATAGACTGCTATGATTGCACGCTTCATATAAAGACAATTCATGATGAAGACGAAACCAGCATCCCCTTGCTCATAGATCTGACAGATGAAAAAGAGATCTCAGGAATACTCAGCCGTATAAAAGATGAGCTGTGCCGGCATTTTGACCTCATCGGGGTCATTTCTTGTCCGCCGGCACATGAAAGTCCTCATCTTGAGACCGGTCCCCCCGGCCGGAAATAA
- a CDS encoding 4Fe-4S binding protein gives MGHLSHVEKEHLLPLVKRLNLYPVGAPESDELYEILSLIYTRETAAIAAKFPLLETTLEELSPRVRKKPGELLPFIEEMAERGIVTESVYGGRAYYMLSPLIIGLFEFIFMKTSQDMPLEKLAALIDAYEKGPLGRQFATLKTKMGRMLPLEKAFPLLSTSVLSFERAGEIISRSEYLSLTRCYCRHKSLHLGRKCSHPFEEVCMAFGKAAEFLVRRGFAQAISINDGLEVLKKAEEENLVHIMDNVRENPAFLCNCCSCCCAFLSFMKRVPGGSTVAPSSVQAEVAMDTCMRCGICLEKCPAGAISIPREESVHIDSVRCLGCGLCAVTCPRQAITLAGRRRRIIPPGNVTEKFARAAFETGKLLPYIPEAVRILLRRFL, from the coding sequence ATGGGACATCTCTCGCACGTTGAAAAAGAACACCTGCTGCCGCTTGTAAAGCGCCTGAATCTTTATCCAGTCGGAGCCCCGGAATCAGATGAGCTCTATGAGATCCTGAGCCTCATCTACACAAGAGAAACGGCTGCGATTGCGGCGAAATTTCCCCTTCTTGAGACTACTCTTGAAGAGCTGTCCCCCCGGGTCCGGAAAAAGCCAGGTGAGCTTCTCCCCTTCATTGAAGAGATGGCTGAGAGAGGCATCGTTACCGAATCTGTTTATGGCGGCAGGGCTTATTATATGCTCTCACCGCTTATCATCGGTCTTTTCGAGTTTATCTTCATGAAGACTTCCCAGGATATGCCCCTGGAGAAGCTGGCTGCACTTATTGATGCCTATGAGAAAGGCCCGCTCGGCAGACAGTTTGCCACGTTGAAGACCAAAATGGGCCGCATGCTTCCCCTTGAAAAAGCCTTCCCTCTGCTCTCAACATCGGTGCTGTCCTTTGAGCGAGCCGGGGAAATAATCAGCCGCTCTGAGTATCTTTCCCTCACCAGGTGTTATTGCCGCCACAAGAGCCTCCATCTGGGCAGGAAATGTTCCCATCCCTTCGAGGAAGTCTGCATGGCTTTCGGCAAGGCGGCTGAATTCCTGGTAAGACGCGGTTTTGCCCAGGCAATTTCCATAAATGACGGCCTCGAGGTGCTGAAGAAAGCCGAGGAAGAGAACCTGGTTCACATAATGGATAATGTGCGCGAGAACCCGGCCTTTCTGTGCAATTGCTGCTCCTGCTGCTGTGCTTTTCTCTCTTTTATGAAGAGGGTCCCGGGAGGCTCAACTGTCGCTCCCAGCAGCGTGCAGGCAGAGGTTGCCATGGATACTTGCATGCGTTGCGGAATATGCCTGGAAAAATGCCCTGCAGGTGCGATCTCGATACCACGGGAAGAGTCTGTCCATATTGACAGTGTACGCTGCCTGGGTTGCGGCCTGTGTGCCGTGACCTGTCCCCGCCAGGCAATCACGCTGGCAGGGCGGCGGCGAAGAATCATTCCTCCAGGAAATGTAACGGAAAAATTTGCCCGGGCAGCCTTTGAAACCGGCAAGCTTCTCCCCTATATTCCTGAAGCGGTGAGAATACTGCTCAGGAGATTCCTGTGA
- a CDS encoding sugar ABC transporter substrate-binding protein: MKLHMPLILTLLSVVFFFFMGGCAGKKQTRDKLKIAMVIQAESNPYFDRIEKGMRDAANDQNMVLVVIADREYQAKEQQAITKKLIDAKVQGLIMMPDAAESSKKYTIPLILEANRNNIPVVFIHAAIDEDVMKSAGASAKGVVTNDKKGGSISAADYLVRKLKGKGTVLVMEGGPGGPKSEESRLEGFLEVTKKYPQVKVLFAPPGNWRREDAFSSASKALKKKPHVDAIFTYSEPMLLGILDAVDSLKVRKPLIVGFDGTDEGYKLVKTGRIDALVDQKPYEMGKASIDYMVKLHKGQKLPEVHMINTALITKESFQHPFDQGP; this comes from the coding sequence GTGAAACTCCATATGCCCCTTATTCTCACTCTGCTCTCGGTTGTCTTCTTCTTCTTCATGGGTGGCTGCGCTGGCAAAAAACAGACTCGCGACAAGCTGAAAATTGCGATGGTCATCCAGGCAGAATCGAATCCGTACTTCGACAGGATTGAAAAAGGAATGAGAGACGCTGCGAATGATCAGAATATGGTGCTCGTGGTGATTGCGGACAGGGAGTACCAGGCGAAGGAGCAGCAGGCGATAACTAAAAAACTGATAGACGCAAAAGTCCAGGGGCTCATTATGATGCCGGATGCGGCGGAGAGCTCAAAAAAATACACTATCCCTCTCATTCTCGAGGCGAACCGAAACAACATCCCTGTGGTGTTCATCCATGCGGCAATTGATGAGGATGTCATGAAGTCCGCAGGTGCGAGCGCCAAAGGGGTAGTGACCAATGACAAAAAAGGGGGAAGCATATCTGCCGCTGATTATCTGGTGAGGAAGCTGAAAGGGAAAGGCACGGTACTGGTCATGGAAGGCGGCCCCGGCGGTCCGAAGAGCGAGGAATCGAGACTGGAAGGATTCCTCGAGGTCACAAAAAAATATCCGCAGGTCAAGGTACTTTTCGCACCGCCGGGAAACTGGAGAAGGGAGGATGCATTTTCAAGCGCCAGCAAGGCGCTGAAGAAAAAACCCCACGTTGATGCCATTTTCACTTACAGTGAGCCTATGCTTCTCGGTATCCTCGATGCAGTCGATTCCTTAAAGGTCAGGAAACCTCTCATCGTTGGTTTTGATGGAACCGATGAGGGATATAAGCTTGTGAAAACAGGAAGAATAGATGCTCTTGTAGATCAGAAGCCTTATGAGATGGGAAAAGCAAGTATAGATTATATGGTAAAACTGCACAAAGGGCAAAAGCTGCCAGAAGTGCATATGATAAACACTGCGCTCATCACAAAAGAATCTTTCCAGCACCCCTTTGATCAGGGTCCTTGA